Proteins from a single region of Cydia pomonella isolate Wapato2018A chromosome 13, ilCydPomo1, whole genome shotgun sequence:
- the LOC133524429 gene encoding perilipin-4-like isoform X16, whose protein sequence is MFSGIADKNLGAFRSIGEKTASLFERKKKDVEQVASEKAQEAAHVVEDQVKKAGELVGGAQSTANDAASSANNAKNSAIDALDKELSKVSLAAGEAQDAANRAVADGKKVVDTAKDTIATSVDNTKKSAEAAVNAAKETLSSTVDATQIAAQNALDTGKSYATSAKDTVSSTIQSTVDTTQKVAQTAVETGKTYATSAKDTVSNTVQNTVEGTKNITQSAVDQSKAYIGSAKDTAQHTLQSALDTSMSYAYSAYDIGKSYVDSARDTVSNTVDNTKKAAESTIETSKTYVGSAKDTIQSTVYSTVDTTKQVAQNALEKGKGYVDSAKDTVASTVDTTKKTAAAAVETGVSYAGAAKGTIANTVSSTVDVTKNVAASAVEKGTSIVGSAKGTVVNTVDATKTAAATAVETGSSYLVSAKDTVANTVHSTADTTKNVAACAVEKGSALVGSAKDTVASTVDASKNAAASAVETGTSYLGSARDTVANTVHSTVDVTKNVAASAVEKGSALVGSAKDTVANTVHSTVDVTKNVAASAVEKGSALVGSAKDTVASTVDASKNAAASAVETGTSYLGSARDTVANTVHSTVDVTKNVAASAVEKGSALVGSAKDTVASTVDASKNAAASAVETGTSYLGSARDTVANTVHSTVDVTKNVTASAVEKGSALVGSAKDTVASTVDASKNAAASAVETGTSYLGSARDTVANTVHSTVDVTKNVAASAVEKGSALVGSAKDTVASSVDATKTAAANAVETGSSYLGSAKDTVANTVHSTVDATKNLTTSAVEKGTSYVGAAKDSVASTLSSTVDATKNVTASAVETGSSFVGSAKDTLANTVDATKNAAASAVEKGTSLVGSAKDTVASTVQSTVDTTKSFAGNVVDKGSSLVGSAKDLTSSIYNTENTEVSSEDVKGIVEDTNERVQNGISSALIQTNGVAGSFHDGIQSKFSSTKATEAAASCKKVAENTTDTIHSTVDSTKKAAEEAKAQAAKAAEDAKEKARQAAEAAAAEAKRAANAAMEESKKAAEKAAADASNAVNSTVDNTLKRVEAAADEGIKNAGHVVDAKIKDADKYLSEKRDALASNLSTAMHDGSEGAAGLLSKGLAAFPK, encoded by the exons ATGTTCAGCGGCATTGCAG ACAAAAACCTTG GAGCCTTCAGAAGCATCGGAGAGAAGACAGCGTCGCTGTTCGAGCGCAAGAAGAAGGATGTTGAACAGGTGGCTTCGGAGAAGGCTCAGGAGGCCGCCCACGTCGTGGAAGATCAGGTCAAGAAGGCCGGGGAGCTAGTTGGTGGAGCGCAGTCGACTGCCAATGACGCAGCGAGCTCAG CCAACAACGCCAAGAACTCAGCCATCGATGCCCTGGACAAGGAGCTGTCAAAGGTGTCCCTGGCGGCTGGAGAGGCGCAGGACGCCGCCAACCGAGCCGTCGCTGATGGCAAGAAGGTCGTTGACACTGCTAAAG ATACAATTGCAACATCCGTAGATAATACCAAAAAATCAGCAGAGGCAGCAGTCAACGCAGCTAAAg AGACCCTATCGAGCACAGTAGATGCCACACAAATAGCCGCACAGAACGCCCTCGACACTGGCAAATCGTACGCCACTAGTGCTAAAG ATACCGTTTCAAGCACAATCCAAAGCACTGTAGATACAACACAAAAGGTAGCCCAAACGGCTGTGGAAACAGGCAAAACTTATGCTACATCCGcaaaag ATACAGTATCCAACACTGTGCAAAATACAGTGGAGGGtactaaaaatattacacaaagTGCTGTTGATCAGAGCAAAGCTTACATCGGCAGTGCAAAAG ATACGGCCCAGCACACGCTCCAAAGTGCCCTGGACACGTCAATGAGCTATGCGTATTCGGCTTATGATATCGGAAAATCCTATGTTGATAGCGCTAGAG ATACAGTATCAAATACTGTAGATAATACTAAAAAAGCTGCAGAAAGTACGATCGAAACTAGCAAAACATACGTCGGTTCAGccaaag ATACTATTCAGAGTACTGTGTATAGCACTGTAGATACAACGAAGCAAGTTGCTCAAAATGCGTTAGAAAAAGGGAAGGGTTATGTTGATAGTGCCAAAG atACAGTAGCGAGTACGGTAGATACGACCAAAAAAACAGCAGCGGCCGCGGTAGAGACAGGCGTATCATATGCCGGTGCCGCTAAAG gCACCATTGCAAACACTGTCAGTAGCACAGTAGATGTGACAAAAAATGTAGCCGCGTCAGCAGTAGAAAAGGGAACTTCAATTGTAGGAAGTGCTAAAG GTACCGTTGTCAATACCGTTGATGCAACTAAAACAGCGGCTGCTACGGCGGTTGAAACGGGTTCTTCGTATTTAGTCAGTGCTAAAG atacCGTTGCAAATACTGTTCATAGCACAGCAGACACAACTAAAAATGTTGCCGCATGTGCTGTTGAAAAGGGTTCAGCATTAGTAGGAAGTGCTAAAG aTACCGTTGCCAGTACTGTAGATGCTTCCAAAAATGCAGCCGCGTCTGCAGTTGAAACGGGCACTTCATATTTGGGAAGTGCTAGAG atACTGTAGCAAACACAGTTCATAGTACTGTAGACGTAACAAAGAATGTAGCGGCGTCAGCTGTTGAAAAGGGCTCTGCGTTAGTAGGAAGTGCTAAAG atACTGTAGCAAACACAGTCCATAGTACTGTAGACGTAACAAAGAATGTAGCGGCGTCAGCTGTTGAAAAGGGCTCTGCGTTAGTAGGAAGCGCTAAAG ATACAGTTGCCAGTACTGTAGATGCTTCCAAAAATGCAGCCGCATCTGCGGTTGAAACGGGCACTTCGTATTTAGGAAGTGCTAGAg atACTGTAGCAAACACCGTCCATAGTACTGTAGACGTAACAAAGAATGTAGCGGCGTCAGCTGTTGAAAAGGGCTCTGCATTAGTAGGAAGCGCTAAAG ATACCGTTGCCAGTACTGTAGATGCTTCCAAAAATGCAGCCGCATCTGCGGTTGAAACGGGCACTTCGTATTTAGGAAGTGCTAGAg atACTGTAGCAAACACCGTCCATAGTACTGTAGACGTAACAAAGAATGTAACGGCGTCAGCTGTTGAAAAGGGCTCAGCGTTAGTAGGAAGTGCTAAAG ATACCGTTGCCAGTACTGTAGATGCTTCCAAAAATGCAGCCGCATCTGCGGTTGAAACGGGCACTTCGTATTTAGGAAGTGCTAGAg atACTGTAGCAAACACCGTCCATAGTACTGTAGACGTAACCAAGAACGTAGCGGCGTCAGCTGTTGAAAAGGGCTCGGCGTTAGTAGGAAGTGCTAAAG ATACTGTAGCCAGTTCTGTCGATGCTACTAAAACTGCGGCAGCGAACGCTGTAGAAACAGGCAGTTCATATTTAGGAAGTGCTAAAG atACGGTGGCCAACACTGTCCATAGCACTGTAGATGCGACAAAAAATTTAACAACATCTGCCGTTGAAAAGGGCACATCGTATGTAGGCGCTGCCAAAG ATAGCGTAGCGAGCACACTTTCTAGTACAGTAGACGCTACTAAAAACGTCACGGCGTCTGCTGTTGAGACCGGTTCCTCGTTTGTAGGCAGTGCCAAAg acacCCTTGCAAATACTGTAGACGCAACCAAGAATGCGGCGGCGTCCGCTGTTGAAAAGGGAACGTCTTTAGTAGGAAGTGCTAAAG ATACCGTAGCAAGCACAGTACAAAGCACTGTAGATACCACTAAAAGCTTTGCCGGTAACGTGGTGGATAAGGGATCGTCGCTTGTTGGAAGCGCCAAAG ACCTAACAAGCTCGATTTATAATACTGAAAATACTGAGGTTTCATCAGAGGACGTAAAGGGCATTGTAGAAGATACTAATG AACGCGTCCAAAATGGCATCTCATCTGCTTTGATCCAGACCAATGGAGTCGCTGGCAGCTTCCACG ATGGAATTCAAAGCAAATTCAGCTCTACAAAGGCTACTGAGGCGGCGGCTAGTTGCAAGAAAGTCGCAGAAAATACGACTG ACACAATCCACTCGACGGTAGACAGCACGAAGAAGGCGGCAGAGGAGGCCAAAGCGCAGGCGGCGAAGGCCGCCGAAGACGCCAAGGAAAAGGCCCGACAGGCCGCGGAGGCCGCTGCTGCTGAGGCCAAGAGAGCGGCCA ACGCAGCGATGGAAGAATCCAAAAAAGCAGCTGAGAAAGCCGCAGCGGACGCTAGCAACGCCGTGAACAGCACCGTTGACAACACGCTGAAGCGCGTGGAAGCCGCCGCCGATGAGGGCATCAAGAACGCCGGACACGTCGTCGACGCCAAAATTAAGGACGCCGACAAATACCTCAGCGAGAAGCGCGACGCG CTCGCATCGAACCTATCGACGGCAATGCACGACGGCTCCGAGGGCGCCGCCGGCCTGCTGAGCAAGGGGCTCGCCGCGTTCCCCAAATAA
- the LOC133524429 gene encoding perilipin-4-like isoform X8, which yields MFSGIADKNLGAFRSIGEKTASLFERKKKDVEQVASEKAQEAAHVVEDQVKKAGELVGGAQSTANDAASSANNAKNSAIDALDKELSKVSLAAGEAQDAANRAVADGKKVVDTAKDTIATSVDNTKKSAEAAVNAAKETLSSTVDATQIAAQNALDTGKSYATSAKDTVSSTIQSTVDTTQKVAQTAVETGKTYATSAKDTVSNTVQNTVEGTKNITQSAVDQSKAYIGSAKDTAQHTLQSALDTSMSYAYSAYDIGKSYVDSARDTVSNTVDNTKKAAESTIETSKTYVGSAKDTIQSTVYSTVDTTKQVAQNALEKGKGYVDSAKDTVASTVDTTKKTAAAAVETGVSYAGAAKGTIANTVSSTVDVTKNVAASAVEKGTSIVGSAKGTVVNTVDATKTAAATAVETGSSYLVSAKDTVANTVHSTADTTKNVAACAVEKGSALVGSAKDTVASTVDASKNAAASAVETGTSYLGSARDTVANTVHSTVDVTKNVAASAVEKGSALVGSAKDTVANTVHSTVDVTKNVAASAVEKGSALVGSAKDTVASTVDASKNAAASAVETGTSYLGSARDTVANTVHSTVDVTKNVAASAVEKGSALVGSAKDTVASTVDASKNAAASAVETGTSYLGSARDTVANTVHSTVDVTKNVTASAVEKGSALVGSAKDTVASTVDASKNAAASAVETGTSYLGSARDTVANTVHSTVDVTKNVAASAVEKGSALVGSAKDSVANTVHSTVDATKNLTASAVEKGTSYVGAAKDTVANTVHSTVDATKNLTTSAVEKGTSYVGAAKDSVASTLSSTVDATKNVTASAVETGSSFVGSAKDTLANTVDATKNAAASAVEKGTSLVGSAKDTVASTVQSTVDTTKSFAGNVVDKGSSLVGSAKDLTSSIYNTENTEVSSEDVKGIVEDTNERVQNGISSALIQTNGVAGSFHDGIQSKFSSTKATEAAASCKKVAENTTDTIHSTVDSTKKAAEEAKAQAAKAAEDAKEKARQAAEAAAAEAKRAANAAMEESKKAAEKAAADASNAVNSTVDNTLKRVEAAADEGIKNAGHVVDAKIKDADKYLSEKRDALASNLSTAMHDGSEGAAGLLSKGLAAFPK from the exons ATGTTCAGCGGCATTGCAG ACAAAAACCTTG GAGCCTTCAGAAGCATCGGAGAGAAGACAGCGTCGCTGTTCGAGCGCAAGAAGAAGGATGTTGAACAGGTGGCTTCGGAGAAGGCTCAGGAGGCCGCCCACGTCGTGGAAGATCAGGTCAAGAAGGCCGGGGAGCTAGTTGGTGGAGCGCAGTCGACTGCCAATGACGCAGCGAGCTCAG CCAACAACGCCAAGAACTCAGCCATCGATGCCCTGGACAAGGAGCTGTCAAAGGTGTCCCTGGCGGCTGGAGAGGCGCAGGACGCCGCCAACCGAGCCGTCGCTGATGGCAAGAAGGTCGTTGACACTGCTAAAG ATACAATTGCAACATCCGTAGATAATACCAAAAAATCAGCAGAGGCAGCAGTCAACGCAGCTAAAg AGACCCTATCGAGCACAGTAGATGCCACACAAATAGCCGCACAGAACGCCCTCGACACTGGCAAATCGTACGCCACTAGTGCTAAAG ATACCGTTTCAAGCACAATCCAAAGCACTGTAGATACAACACAAAAGGTAGCCCAAACGGCTGTGGAAACAGGCAAAACTTATGCTACATCCGcaaaag ATACAGTATCCAACACTGTGCAAAATACAGTGGAGGGtactaaaaatattacacaaagTGCTGTTGATCAGAGCAAAGCTTACATCGGCAGTGCAAAAG ATACGGCCCAGCACACGCTCCAAAGTGCCCTGGACACGTCAATGAGCTATGCGTATTCGGCTTATGATATCGGAAAATCCTATGTTGATAGCGCTAGAG ATACAGTATCAAATACTGTAGATAATACTAAAAAAGCTGCAGAAAGTACGATCGAAACTAGCAAAACATACGTCGGTTCAGccaaag ATACTATTCAGAGTACTGTGTATAGCACTGTAGATACAACGAAGCAAGTTGCTCAAAATGCGTTAGAAAAAGGGAAGGGTTATGTTGATAGTGCCAAAG atACAGTAGCGAGTACGGTAGATACGACCAAAAAAACAGCAGCGGCCGCGGTAGAGACAGGCGTATCATATGCCGGTGCCGCTAAAG gCACCATTGCAAACACTGTCAGTAGCACAGTAGATGTGACAAAAAATGTAGCCGCGTCAGCAGTAGAAAAGGGAACTTCAATTGTAGGAAGTGCTAAAG GTACCGTTGTCAATACCGTTGATGCAACTAAAACAGCGGCTGCTACGGCGGTTGAAACGGGTTCTTCGTATTTAGTCAGTGCTAAAG atacCGTTGCAAATACTGTTCATAGCACAGCAGACACAACTAAAAATGTTGCCGCATGTGCTGTTGAAAAGGGTTCAGCATTAGTAGGAAGTGCTAAAG aTACCGTTGCCAGTACTGTAGATGCTTCCAAAAATGCAGCCGCGTCTGCAGTTGAAACGGGCACTTCATATTTGGGAAGTGCTAGAG atACTGTAGCAAACACAGTTCATAGTACTGTAGACGTAACAAAGAATGTAGCGGCGTCAGCTGTTGAAAAGGGCTCTGCGTTAGTAGGAAGTGCTAAAG atACTGTAGCAAACACAGTCCATAGTACTGTAGACGTAACAAAGAATGTAGCGGCGTCAGCTGTTGAAAAGGGCTCTGCGTTAGTAGGAAGCGCTAAAG ATACAGTTGCCAGTACTGTAGATGCTTCCAAAAATGCAGCCGCATCTGCGGTTGAAACGGGCACTTCGTATTTAGGAAGTGCTAGAg atACTGTAGCAAACACCGTCCATAGTACTGTAGACGTAACAAAGAATGTAGCGGCGTCAGCTGTTGAAAAGGGCTCTGCATTAGTAGGAAGCGCTAAAG ATACCGTTGCCAGTACTGTAGATGCTTCCAAAAATGCAGCCGCATCTGCGGTTGAAACGGGCACTTCGTATTTAGGAAGTGCTAGAg atACTGTAGCAAACACCGTCCATAGTACTGTAGACGTAACAAAGAATGTAACGGCGTCAGCTGTTGAAAAGGGCTCAGCGTTAGTAGGAAGTGCTAAAG ATACCGTTGCCAGTACTGTAGATGCTTCCAAAAATGCAGCCGCATCTGCGGTTGAAACGGGCACTTCGTATTTAGGAAGTGCTAGAg atACTGTAGCAAACACCGTCCATAGTACTGTAGACGTAACCAAGAACGTAGCGGCGTCAGCTGTTGAAAAGGGCTCGGCGTTAGTAGGAAGTGCTAAAG attcGGTTGCCAACACTGTCCATAGTACCGTAGATGCGACTAAAAATTTAACAGCATCTGCCGTTGAAAAGGGCACATCTTACGTGGGTGCTGCTAAAG atACGGTGGCCAACACTGTCCATAGCACTGTAGATGCGACAAAAAATTTAACAACATCTGCCGTTGAAAAGGGCACATCGTATGTAGGCGCTGCCAAAG ATAGCGTAGCGAGCACACTTTCTAGTACAGTAGACGCTACTAAAAACGTCACGGCGTCTGCTGTTGAGACCGGTTCCTCGTTTGTAGGCAGTGCCAAAg acacCCTTGCAAATACTGTAGACGCAACCAAGAATGCGGCGGCGTCCGCTGTTGAAAAGGGAACGTCTTTAGTAGGAAGTGCTAAAG ATACCGTAGCAAGCACAGTACAAAGCACTGTAGATACCACTAAAAGCTTTGCCGGTAACGTGGTGGATAAGGGATCGTCGCTTGTTGGAAGCGCCAAAG ACCTAACAAGCTCGATTTATAATACTGAAAATACTGAGGTTTCATCAGAGGACGTAAAGGGCATTGTAGAAGATACTAATG AACGCGTCCAAAATGGCATCTCATCTGCTTTGATCCAGACCAATGGAGTCGCTGGCAGCTTCCACG ATGGAATTCAAAGCAAATTCAGCTCTACAAAGGCTACTGAGGCGGCGGCTAGTTGCAAGAAAGTCGCAGAAAATACGACTG ACACAATCCACTCGACGGTAGACAGCACGAAGAAGGCGGCAGAGGAGGCCAAAGCGCAGGCGGCGAAGGCCGCCGAAGACGCCAAGGAAAAGGCCCGACAGGCCGCGGAGGCCGCTGCTGCTGAGGCCAAGAGAGCGGCCA ACGCAGCGATGGAAGAATCCAAAAAAGCAGCTGAGAAAGCCGCAGCGGACGCTAGCAACGCCGTGAACAGCACCGTTGACAACACGCTGAAGCGCGTGGAAGCCGCCGCCGATGAGGGCATCAAGAACGCCGGACACGTCGTCGACGCCAAAATTAAGGACGCCGACAAATACCTCAGCGAGAAGCGCGACGCG CTCGCATCGAACCTATCGACGGCAATGCACGACGGCTCCGAGGGCGCCGCCGGCCTGCTGAGCAAGGGGCTCGCCGCGTTCCCCAAATAA
- the LOC133524429 gene encoding perilipin-4-like isoform X27 produces the protein MFSGIADKNLGAFRSIGEKTASLFERKKKDVEQVASEKAQEAAHVVEDQVKKAGELVGGAQSTANDAASSANNAKNSAIDALDKELSKVSLAAGEAQDAANRAVADGKKVVDTAKDTIATSVDNTKKSAEAAVNAAKETLSSTVDATQIAAQNALDTGKSYATSAKDTVSSTIQSTVDTTQKVAQTAVETGKTYATSAKDTVSNTVQNTVEGTKNITQSAVDQSKAYIGSAKDTAQHTLQSALDTSMSYAYSAYDIGKSYVDSARDTVSNTVDNTKKAAESTIETSKTYVGSAKDTIQSTVYSTVDTTKQVAQNALEKGKGYVDSAKDTVASTVDTTKKTAAAAVETGVSYAGAAKGTIANTVSSTVDVTKNVAASAVEKGTSIVGSAKGTVVNTVDATKTAAATAVETGSSYLVSAKDTVANTVHSTADTTKNVAACAVEKGSALVGSAKDTVASTVDASKNAAASAVETGTSYLGSARDTVANTVHSTVDVTKNVAASAVEKGSALVGSAKDTVANTVHSTVDVTKNVAASAVEKGSALVGSAKDTVASTVDASKNAAASAVETGTSYLGSARDTVANTVHSTVDVTKNVAASAVEKGSALVGSAKDTVASTVDASKNAAASAVETGTSYLGSARDTVANTVHSTVDVTKNVTASAVEKGSALVGSAKDTVASTVDASKNAAASAVETGTSYLGSARDTVANTVHSTVDVTKNVAASAVEKGSALVGSAKDSVANTVHSTVDATKNLTASAVEKGTSYVGAAKDSVASTLSSTVDATKNVTASAVETGSSFVGSAKDTLANTVDATKNAAASAVEKGTSLVGSAKDTVASTVQSTVDTTKSFAGNVVDKGSSLVGSAKDLTSSIYNTENTEVSSEDVKGIVEDTNERVQNGISSALIQTNGVAGSFHDGIQSKFSSTKATEAAASCKKVAENTTDTIHSTVDSTKKAAEEAKAQAAKAAEDAKEKARQAAEAAAAEAKRAANAAMEESKKAAEKAAADASNAVNSTVDNTLKRVEAAADEGIKNAGHVVDAKIKDADKYLSEKRDALASNLSTAMHDGSEGAAGLLSKGLAAFPK, from the exons ATGTTCAGCGGCATTGCAG ACAAAAACCTTG GAGCCTTCAGAAGCATCGGAGAGAAGACAGCGTCGCTGTTCGAGCGCAAGAAGAAGGATGTTGAACAGGTGGCTTCGGAGAAGGCTCAGGAGGCCGCCCACGTCGTGGAAGATCAGGTCAAGAAGGCCGGGGAGCTAGTTGGTGGAGCGCAGTCGACTGCCAATGACGCAGCGAGCTCAG CCAACAACGCCAAGAACTCAGCCATCGATGCCCTGGACAAGGAGCTGTCAAAGGTGTCCCTGGCGGCTGGAGAGGCGCAGGACGCCGCCAACCGAGCCGTCGCTGATGGCAAGAAGGTCGTTGACACTGCTAAAG ATACAATTGCAACATCCGTAGATAATACCAAAAAATCAGCAGAGGCAGCAGTCAACGCAGCTAAAg AGACCCTATCGAGCACAGTAGATGCCACACAAATAGCCGCACAGAACGCCCTCGACACTGGCAAATCGTACGCCACTAGTGCTAAAG ATACCGTTTCAAGCACAATCCAAAGCACTGTAGATACAACACAAAAGGTAGCCCAAACGGCTGTGGAAACAGGCAAAACTTATGCTACATCCGcaaaag ATACAGTATCCAACACTGTGCAAAATACAGTGGAGGGtactaaaaatattacacaaagTGCTGTTGATCAGAGCAAAGCTTACATCGGCAGTGCAAAAG ATACGGCCCAGCACACGCTCCAAAGTGCCCTGGACACGTCAATGAGCTATGCGTATTCGGCTTATGATATCGGAAAATCCTATGTTGATAGCGCTAGAG ATACAGTATCAAATACTGTAGATAATACTAAAAAAGCTGCAGAAAGTACGATCGAAACTAGCAAAACATACGTCGGTTCAGccaaag ATACTATTCAGAGTACTGTGTATAGCACTGTAGATACAACGAAGCAAGTTGCTCAAAATGCGTTAGAAAAAGGGAAGGGTTATGTTGATAGTGCCAAAG atACAGTAGCGAGTACGGTAGATACGACCAAAAAAACAGCAGCGGCCGCGGTAGAGACAGGCGTATCATATGCCGGTGCCGCTAAAG gCACCATTGCAAACACTGTCAGTAGCACAGTAGATGTGACAAAAAATGTAGCCGCGTCAGCAGTAGAAAAGGGAACTTCAATTGTAGGAAGTGCTAAAG GTACCGTTGTCAATACCGTTGATGCAACTAAAACAGCGGCTGCTACGGCGGTTGAAACGGGTTCTTCGTATTTAGTCAGTGCTAAAG atacCGTTGCAAATACTGTTCATAGCACAGCAGACACAACTAAAAATGTTGCCGCATGTGCTGTTGAAAAGGGTTCAGCATTAGTAGGAAGTGCTAAAG aTACCGTTGCCAGTACTGTAGATGCTTCCAAAAATGCAGCCGCGTCTGCAGTTGAAACGGGCACTTCATATTTGGGAAGTGCTAGAG atACTGTAGCAAACACAGTTCATAGTACTGTAGACGTAACAAAGAATGTAGCGGCGTCAGCTGTTGAAAAGGGCTCTGCGTTAGTAGGAAGTGCTAAAG atACTGTAGCAAACACAGTCCATAGTACTGTAGACGTAACAAAGAATGTAGCGGCGTCAGCTGTTGAAAAGGGCTCTGCGTTAGTAGGAAGCGCTAAAG ATACAGTTGCCAGTACTGTAGATGCTTCCAAAAATGCAGCCGCATCTGCGGTTGAAACGGGCACTTCGTATTTAGGAAGTGCTAGAg atACTGTAGCAAACACCGTCCATAGTACTGTAGACGTAACAAAGAATGTAGCGGCGTCAGCTGTTGAAAAGGGCTCTGCATTAGTAGGAAGCGCTAAAG ATACCGTTGCCAGTACTGTAGATGCTTCCAAAAATGCAGCCGCATCTGCGGTTGAAACGGGCACTTCGTATTTAGGAAGTGCTAGAg atACTGTAGCAAACACCGTCCATAGTACTGTAGACGTAACAAAGAATGTAACGGCGTCAGCTGTTGAAAAGGGCTCAGCGTTAGTAGGAAGTGCTAAAG ATACCGTTGCCAGTACTGTAGATGCTTCCAAAAATGCAGCCGCATCTGCGGTTGAAACGGGCACTTCGTATTTAGGAAGTGCTAGAg atACTGTAGCAAACACCGTCCATAGTACTGTAGACGTAACCAAGAACGTAGCGGCGTCAGCTGTTGAAAAGGGCTCGGCGTTAGTAGGAAGTGCTAAAG attcGGTTGCCAACACTGTCCATAGTACCGTAGATGCGACTAAAAATTTAACAGCATCTGCCGTTGAAAAGGGCACATCTTACGTGGGTGCTGCTAAAG ATAGCGTAGCGAGCACACTTTCTAGTACAGTAGACGCTACTAAAAACGTCACGGCGTCTGCTGTTGAGACCGGTTCCTCGTTTGTAGGCAGTGCCAAAg acacCCTTGCAAATACTGTAGACGCAACCAAGAATGCGGCGGCGTCCGCTGTTGAAAAGGGAACGTCTTTAGTAGGAAGTGCTAAAG ATACCGTAGCAAGCACAGTACAAAGCACTGTAGATACCACTAAAAGCTTTGCCGGTAACGTGGTGGATAAGGGATCGTCGCTTGTTGGAAGCGCCAAAG ACCTAACAAGCTCGATTTATAATACTGAAAATACTGAGGTTTCATCAGAGGACGTAAAGGGCATTGTAGAAGATACTAATG AACGCGTCCAAAATGGCATCTCATCTGCTTTGATCCAGACCAATGGAGTCGCTGGCAGCTTCCACG ATGGAATTCAAAGCAAATTCAGCTCTACAAAGGCTACTGAGGCGGCGGCTAGTTGCAAGAAAGTCGCAGAAAATACGACTG ACACAATCCACTCGACGGTAGACAGCACGAAGAAGGCGGCAGAGGAGGCCAAAGCGCAGGCGGCGAAGGCCGCCGAAGACGCCAAGGAAAAGGCCCGACAGGCCGCGGAGGCCGCTGCTGCTGAGGCCAAGAGAGCGGCCA ACGCAGCGATGGAAGAATCCAAAAAAGCAGCTGAGAAAGCCGCAGCGGACGCTAGCAACGCCGTGAACAGCACCGTTGACAACACGCTGAAGCGCGTGGAAGCCGCCGCCGATGAGGGCATCAAGAACGCCGGACACGTCGTCGACGCCAAAATTAAGGACGCCGACAAATACCTCAGCGAGAAGCGCGACGCG CTCGCATCGAACCTATCGACGGCAATGCACGACGGCTCCGAGGGCGCCGCCGGCCTGCTGAGCAAGGGGCTCGCCGCGTTCCCCAAATAA